A genomic window from Silene latifolia isolate original U9 population chromosome 11, ASM4854445v1, whole genome shotgun sequence includes:
- the LOC141612920 gene encoding uncharacterized protein LOC141612920, translating to MLNSWTWPSNQEDQWLNHGGDLSNRRYAAKETKISPKIAPNLQLKWKYETQGFISGTPSIYKGTIYFSSIDGNIYAIKENDGSLVWKQNLHELTGFNATGIILNGTLVVSRGTPSIAAGHLLIVGMYGPAVVLGLKRDSGKLVWMTRLDSHPYSLITMSGTYYNGAFYVGVSSLEEVAPIDQCCTFHGSFAKLDAYTGKIIWQTYTLPDNKGKQGDYAGASVWGSSPSIDISRNHVYIATGNLYSVPERVEICQEKQNNQTIPTHPEDCIDPNIHFDSILALDLDSGNITWFRQLGGYDVWFLACNGVSGQNCPPGPNPDADFGEAPMLLSVHSKGCRRDLAVAVQKSGFAWALDRDTGDLVWSTVSGPGGLRGGGMWGAATDETRLYTNIANSDAKNFTLKSSTKVVLSGGWVAMDPKGGKILWSTANPGNASAFGPVSVANGVVFVGSYDNEGGVFGIDAKTGGVLWSYKTGSPVYNGGVSVGNGCIYVGNGFFGTSGMTVFAFCV from the exons ATGCTCAATTCATGGACA TGGCCAAGTAACCAAGAAGATCAATGGCTAAACCATGGAGGAGACTTAAGCAACCGGAGATACGCCGCAAAAGAGACAAAGATAAGCCCAAAAATAGCACCAAACTTGCAATTAAAATGGAAATATGAAACTCAAGGATTCATCTCCGGAACACCGTCTATTTACAAGGGAACGATCTATTTTTCTAGCATTGACGGTAACATTTACGCGATCAAGGAAAATGACGGTTCACTTGTGTGGAAGCAAAACTTACATGAACTAACAGGGTTCAATGCGACCGGGATCATTTTAAATGGCACCTTAGTCGTGTCACGAGGGACCCCGTCGATAGCCGCCGGTCACTTGTTGATTGTTGGAATGTATGGTCCTGCCGTGGTCCTCGGGTTGAAAAGAGATAGTGGCAAGCTTGTTTGGATGACTAGGCTTGATAGCCATCCTTATAGTCTCATCACCATGTCTGGTACTTACTATAATGG GGCATTTTATGTGGGAGTGTCCTCTTTAGAAGAAGTAGCACCAATTGATCAATGCTGTACATTTCACGGTAGCTTCGCAAAACTCGATGCTTACACAGGAAAAATCATATGGCAAACATATACACTTCCTGACAATAAAGGCAAGCAAGGTGACTATGCAGGTGCATCTGTCTGGGGTAGTAGTCCTTCAATCGACATATCTCGAAATCACGTCTACATTGCCACAGGAAATCTTTACTCAGTTCCAGAAAGGGTGGAAATATGCCAGGAAAAACAGAACAATCAGACAATTCCTACACACCCAGAGGATTGCATTGACCCAAATATCCACTTTGACTCGATTTTGGCCTTGGATTTGGACTCGGGAAATATTACATGGTTTCGTCAGTTGGGAGGATACGATGTctggtttttggcatgtaatgGTGTTTCGGGACAGAATTGTCCACCCGGTCCAAACCCGGACGCTGATTTTGGAGAAGCACCAATGTTGTTAAGTGTTCATAGCAAGGGTTGTAGAAGAGATCTTGCAGTTGCTGTTCAGAAGAGTGGATTTGCTTGGGCTTTGGATCGAGATACCGGTGATCTTGTTTGGAGTACGGTAT CAGGACCGGGAGGTTTAAGAGGAGGCGGTATGTGGGGAGCAGCAACAGACGAAACAAGATTATACACCAACATAGCAAACAGTGATGCTAAGAATTTCACCCTAAAGTCGTCTACAAAAGTCGTACTTAGCGGAGGATGGGTGGCTATGGACCCGAAAGGTGGCAAAATCTTATGGTCAACCGCGAATCCTGGAAATGCCTCTGCATTTGGTCCTGTATCAGTTGCAAATGGTGTCGTGTTTGTTGGGTCGTACGACAATGAAGGTGGCGTATTTGGGATAGATGCTAAGACTGGTGGTGTTTTATGGTCTTATAAGACTGGGTCACCTGTGTATAATGGGGGTGTTTCTGTTGGGAATGGGTGTATTTATGTAGGGAATGGGTTCTTTGGGACTAGTGGTATGACTGTGTTTGCTTTCTGTGTTTGA